In the genome of Flavobacteriales bacterium, one region contains:
- a CDS encoding serine hydrolase, which yields TYYDYIDSLILDPLGMENTGYRIDFQDDRLATGYMRDPQDPEAPLQPADPFTPIMGNSAGGGYSTLDDLYRFVKAFYAGELLDREGMVLTTTHFERSVGEMKGLLLGGGAPGANSIIDYDIDADLLIIVLSNYDPPGAEEAARTIRGLILKP from the coding sequence GACTTACTACGATTATATCGATTCCCTTATCCTAGACCCTCTGGGAATGGAGAACACGGGCTATCGCATAGATTTCCAAGATGACCGTCTGGCGACAGGCTATATGCGCGATCCGCAAGACCCCGAGGCTCCCCTACAACCAGCCGATCCCTTCACCCCCATCATGGGTAACAGTGCCGGAGGTGGTTATTCCACCTTGGATGATCTGTATCGTTTTGTGAAGGCATTCTATGCGGGAGAACTCTTGGATCGGGAAGGAATGGTACTCACGACCACTCATTTCGAACGGTCAGTAGGAGAAATGAAGGGCCTGCTATTGGGTGGAGGGGCTCCAGGTGCCAACTCCATCATCGACTACGATATCGATGCCGACCTCTTGATCATCGTACTCTCCAACTATGACCCACCGGGTGCCGAGGAGGCTGCGCGTACAATTCGGGGGTTGATCTTGAAGCCGTAA